In Theropithecus gelada isolate Dixy chromosome 13, Tgel_1.0, whole genome shotgun sequence, one DNA window encodes the following:
- the LOC112605395 gene encoding NADH dehydrogenase [ubiquinone] 1 subunit C1, mitochondrial: protein MAPSALLRPLSRLLAPARLPSGSSARSKFYVREPLNAKPNWLKVGLTLGTTVVLWVYLIKQHNEDILEYKRRNGLE from the coding sequence ATGGCGCCGTCCGCGTTGCTGCGTCCCCTCTCTCGGCTGCTGGCCCCTGCCAGGCTCCCGAGCGGCTCTTCAGCGCGGTCAAAGTTCTACGTGCGAGAGCCGCTGAATGCCAAACCTAACTGGCTGAAAGTTGGGTTGACCTTGGGCACCACCGTCGTCTTGTGGGTCTATCTCATCAAACAACACAATGAAGATATTTTAGAgtacaaaagaagaaatgggcTGGAATAA